From a region of the Panicum virgatum strain AP13 chromosome 2K, P.virgatum_v5, whole genome shotgun sequence genome:
- the LOC120692433 gene encoding protein FREE1-like, whose product MQHGSGDYAASGGPAGHYYPHQYAPPGSNPYPAATDAPAPGAGGYASAPPYSVGGGYPDQPPYSVGGGYPDQPPSAPAYSQPPPTQPQYGAGYPPYSTNPAPYPPEPYYTYTPPPTQAAAPPAAEPNPPPPPYDAPYYGGGYQPPAAGYDNEDYLNEGAYAYNGGGGGSEPYGARVTAPARSGSALFDDYGRSISVPSGGEEQPWSGGCGGGGGGGSFGAIARALPKADTHEDSSGGAQKFRVKILPEGAGNPTDVLCQIGLDGIRMLDPNTSRTLRIYPLDSLTRWEVLDSTIFAFWAKTSVDIEAKRIRLKSNSYTSNTMLDTVTAATVQFKEIGGDARNKGPVDAGKHVVQSNEKKKGFDWMFAKPVDEVKDHWVPDEVAKKCHSCAADFSSFNRRHHCRNCGEIFCDKCSQGRIALTAEDNAPLVRVCDRCMAEVTQRLSMAKEAASRSATVQSHEDLARKLKEEMERNRRSSGPASGGGASGTRMREVACPTCTVHLQVQIPTSGSETVECGVCQHAFLVSAN is encoded by the exons ATGCAGCACGGGAGCGGAGACTACGCCGCATCCGGCGGCCCCGCCGGCCACTACTACCCGCACCAGTACGCGCCCCCGGGGTCCAACCCGTATCCAGCCGCTACCgatgcgccggcgccgggggcggggggctacgcctccgcgccgccctaCTCCGTTGGCGGAGGCTACCCAGACCAGCCGCCCTACTCCGTCGGCGGAGGCTACCCCGACCAGCCGCCCTCCGCTCCGGCCtactcgcagccgccgcccacacAGCCCCAGTACGGCGCCGGGTACCCGCCCTACAGCACCAACCCCGCGCCCTACCCGCCGGAGCCGTACTACACCTACACGCCGCCCCCCACCCAGGCTGCGGCTCCGCCGGCTGCGGAGCCcaaccctccgccgccgccctacgaCGCCCCGTACTACGGGGGCGGGTaccagccgccggccgcggggtACGACAACGAGGATTACCTGAACGAGGGCGCGTACGCgtacaacggcggcggcggcggctcggagcCGTACGGGGCGCGCGTTACGGCCCCTGCGCGGTCGGGATCCGCGCTGTTTGATGACTATGGGCGGTCGATCAGTGTCCCATCCGGAGGGGAGGAGCAACCGTGGAGCGGTGgctgtgggggtgggggtgggggtgggagcTTTGGGGCGATCGCGAGGGCCCTTCCAAAGGCGGACACGCATGAGGATTCGAGTGGCGGTGCACAAAAATTTCGGGTTAAGATACTTCCAGAGGGCGCTGGGAATCCTACTGATGTGCTTTGCCAG ATTGGTCTAGATGGAATTCGCATGCTTGATCCAAATACAAGCAGGACCCTAAGAATTTATCCCCTTGATTCACTGACGAGATGGGAG GTTTTGGATTCAACTATATTTGCATTCTGGGCGAAGACATCAGTGGATATTGAAGCAAAGCGAATTAGGCTGAAGTCAAACAGTTATACTTCCAATACTATGCTTGACACTGTGACAGCAGCAACAGTCCAG TTTAAGGAGATTGGTGGAGATGCTAGAAACAAAGGACCTGTGGATGCTGGCAAACATGTGGTACAATCAAATGAGAAGAAGAAAGGTTTTGATTGGATGTTTGCAAAACCTGTTGATGAAGTGAAAGATCATTGG GTTCCAGATGAGGTTGCCAAGAAATGCCACTCATGTGCCGCTGATTTTAGCTCTTTTAATCGCAGG CATCATTGTCGGAACTGTGGTGAAATCTTCTGTGACAAATGCAGTCAGGGAAGAATTGCTCTGACAGCTGAGGATAATGCTCCTCTTGTCCGAGTTTGTGATAGATGCATG GCTGAGGTCACTCAAAGGCTTAGCATGGCTAAGGAAGCTGCCAGCAGATCTGCAACCGTGCAAAGTCATGAAGATCTTGCAAGAAAACTTAAG GAGGAAATGGAAAGAAACCGCAGGTCTTCAG GTCCGGCATCTGGTGGTGGGGCATCTGGTACCAGAATGAGGGAAGTCGCATGCCCTACCTGCACAGTCCATCTTCAG GTTCAGATTCCAACATCTGGCTCAGAGACAGTGGAGTGCGGAGTGTGCCAGCACGCCTTCCTTGTCAGCGCCAATTGA